A window from Halomicrobium urmianum encodes these proteins:
- a CDS encoding inorganic diphosphatase, translating to MTNLWEDLETGPNSPEEIYAVVECLKGERNKYEYDKDVPGVVLDRVLHSNVHYPSDYGFIPQSYYDDEDPFDVLVLVEDQTFPGCIIEARPVALMKMDDDGEQDDKVIAVPTEDPRYDHIEDLEDIPQQQLDEIDEFFATYKNLEEGKEVETQGWEDKQSAKDAIEHAMDLYEQEFE from the coding sequence ATGACGAACCTCTGGGAAGACCTCGAAACCGGTCCGAACTCGCCCGAAGAGATCTACGCGGTCGTCGAGTGCCTGAAGGGCGAGCGCAACAAGTACGAGTACGACAAGGACGTGCCCGGCGTCGTCCTCGACCGGGTCCTCCACAGCAACGTCCACTACCCCAGCGACTACGGGTTCATCCCGCAGTCCTACTACGACGACGAGGACCCCTTCGACGTGCTCGTTCTCGTCGAGGACCAGACGTTCCCCGGTTGCATCATCGAGGCGCGCCCGGTCGCGCTCATGAAGATGGACGACGACGGCGAGCAGGACGACAAGGTCATCGCCGTCCCCACCGAGGATCCCCGATACGATCACATCGAGGACCTCGAGGACATCCCCCAGCAGCAACTCGACGAGATCGACGAGTTCTTCGCGACCTACAAGAACCTCGAGGAGGGCAAGGAAGTCGAGACGCAGGGCTGGGAGGACAAGCAGTCCGCCAAGGACGCCATCGAGCACGCGATGGACCTCTACGAGCAGGAGTTCGAGTAG
- a CDS encoding DUF7108 domain-containing protein has translation MTDLPEDVIDEVERLTRLARDAVDEDESTAYREKRDEMVAEYDYVTREREDDDGAVLVCYPDDWVEGDTVRPERIDDVDRGVERPLSGPGEGDYEAVAEHNDEIVAAAAREGPVHEANVRALADFADNHYAKPIPDLTRDELEEFLDEYFVRNAWPTDRQRERVDDSIRLAFEKSETACPLE, from the coding sequence ATGACTGATCTCCCGGAGGACGTGATCGACGAGGTAGAGCGACTGACTCGACTGGCCCGCGACGCCGTCGACGAGGACGAAAGTACGGCTTACCGCGAGAAACGCGACGAGATGGTAGCCGAGTACGACTACGTGACTCGCGAGCGCGAGGACGACGACGGCGCGGTGCTCGTCTGTTATCCCGACGACTGGGTCGAGGGCGACACCGTCCGGCCGGAGCGGATCGACGACGTCGACCGCGGCGTCGAGCGGCCGCTCTCCGGTCCGGGCGAGGGCGACTACGAGGCCGTCGCGGAGCACAACGACGAGATCGTCGCCGCCGCGGCCCGAGAGGGGCCGGTCCACGAGGCGAACGTGCGCGCGCTCGCGGACTTCGCGGACAACCACTACGCGAAGCCGATTCCCGACCTGACGCGCGACGAACTCGAGGAGTTTCTCGACGAGTACTTCGTCCGGAACGCCTGGCCGACCGACCGCCAGCGCGAGCGCGTTGACGACTCTATCCGGCTGGCCTTCGAGAAAAGTGAAACCGCGTGTCCGCTGGAGTAA
- a CDS encoding PadR family transcriptional regulator, which translates to MSEAQAITSSPGIARELTAFQQNILVILSEEPRYGLAIKRELEEYYDDEVNHGRLYPNLDDLVELGLVEKSELDKRTNQYALTEEGKQAVLDQLSWVFGKFVTDESRAEELRDLVAAHE; encoded by the coding sequence ATGTCAGAGGCGCAAGCCATCACAAGCAGTCCGGGCATCGCACGAGAACTCACGGCCTTCCAGCAGAACATCCTCGTTATCCTCTCCGAGGAACCCCGTTACGGTCTGGCTATCAAGCGCGAGCTCGAGGAGTACTACGACGACGAGGTCAACCACGGCCGGCTCTACCCCAACCTCGACGACCTCGTCGAGCTGGGCCTCGTCGAGAAGAGCGAGCTCGACAAGCGGACCAACCAGTACGCGCTGACGGAGGAGGGCAAGCAGGCGGTCCTCGATCAGCTCTCGTGGGTCTTCGGCAAGTTCGTCACCGACGAGAGCCGCGCCGAGGAGCTGCGCGACCTCGTCGCCGCGCACGAGTAA
- a CDS encoding transcription initiation factor IIB, which translates to MTRSTRQQERERAAANEQSESEGVQNCPECESENLVKDADRGELVCEDCGLVVEEDNIDPGPEWRAFNHQERQEKSRVGAPTTQTMHDKGLTTTIDWKDKDAYGRSISSKKRSQMHRLRKWQERIRTKDAGERNLQFALSEIDRMASAMGVPRSVREVASVIYRRALDEDLIRGRSIEGVSTSALYAACRKEGIPRSLEEISEVSRVDRKEIGRTYRYISQELGLEMEPVDPKKYVPRFCSELDLSEEVQSKANEIIETTADEGLLSGKSPTGYAAAAIYAASLLCNEKKTQREVADVAQVTEVTIRNRYQEQIEAMGIHS; encoded by the coding sequence ATGACACGGTCCACCCGCCAGCAGGAGCGCGAGCGAGCAGCTGCGAACGAGCAATCCGAGTCGGAGGGGGTGCAGAACTGTCCCGAGTGCGAGTCCGAGAACCTGGTCAAGGACGCCGACCGCGGCGAACTGGTCTGTGAGGACTGCGGCCTCGTCGTCGAGGAGGACAACATCGATCCCGGTCCGGAGTGGCGCGCGTTCAATCACCAGGAACGCCAGGAGAAATCGCGGGTGGGGGCCCCGACGACGCAGACGATGCACGACAAGGGGCTGACGACGACGATCGACTGGAAGGACAAGGACGCGTACGGCCGCTCTATCTCCTCGAAGAAGCGCTCCCAGATGCACCGCCTGCGCAAGTGGCAGGAGCGCATCCGCACCAAGGACGCCGGCGAGCGCAACCTCCAGTTCGCCCTCTCCGAGATCGACCGCATGGCCTCCGCGATGGGCGTCCCTCGGTCGGTACGCGAGGTCGCCTCGGTCATCTACCGCCGCGCGCTCGACGAGGACCTCATCCGCGGCCGCTCCATCGAGGGCGTCTCCACGTCCGCGCTGTACGCCGCCTGCCGCAAGGAGGGCATCCCGCGCAGCCTCGAGGAGATTTCGGAGGTCTCCCGCGTCGACCGCAAGGAGATCGGTCGCACGTATCGCTACATCTCCCAGGAACTCGGCCTGGAGATGGAGCCCGTCGATCCCAAGAAGTACGTCCCCCGCTTCTGTTCCGAACTCGACCTCTCCGAGGAGGTCCAGTCCAAGGCCAACGAGATCATCGAGACCACCGCCGACGAGGGCCTGCTCTCCGGGAAGTCGCCGACGGGCTACGCCGCCGCCGCCATCTACGCCGCCTCGCTGCTGTGCAACGAGAAGAAGACCCAGCGCGAGGTCGCCGACGTCGCCCAGGTGACCGAAGTCACCATCCGGAACCGCTACCAGGAACAGATCGAAGCCATGGGCATCCACAGCTAG
- the rnhA gene encoding ribonuclease HI — MPVIECDPERARERLAAAGVDVEPGNTDHEQWRASYDGATAVAYEDKVVVQGGDTGRMEALLREGGGRVHAYFDGASRGNPGPAAVGYVLVTDEGIVAEGGERIGRATNNRAEYEALVTVLEVASDYGFDEVRLRGDSELIVKQVRGEWNANDPDLRERRVRVRELLTEFDEWSIEHVPREINDRADELANEALDHD, encoded by the coding sequence ATGCCGGTCATCGAGTGCGACCCCGAGCGGGCCCGCGAGCGACTGGCGGCCGCCGGCGTCGACGTGGAGCCGGGCAACACCGACCACGAGCAGTGGCGCGCGTCCTACGACGGCGCCACGGCCGTGGCCTACGAGGACAAGGTGGTCGTACAGGGCGGCGACACCGGCCGCATGGAGGCGCTGCTGCGGGAGGGGGGCGGTCGCGTCCACGCCTACTTCGACGGCGCGTCCCGCGGAAATCCCGGGCCGGCCGCCGTCGGATACGTCCTCGTCACGGACGAGGGCATCGTCGCCGAGGGCGGGGAACGCATCGGGCGAGCGACGAACAACCGCGCCGAGTACGAGGCGCTGGTGACGGTCCTGGAGGTGGCCAGCGACTACGGGTTCGACGAGGTCCGACTCCGCGGCGACTCGGAGCTGATCGTCAAGCAGGTCCGTGGCGAGTGGAACGCCAACGACCCCGACCTGCGCGAGCGCCGCGTCCGGGTCCGGGAGCTGCTGACCGAGTTCGACGAGTGGTCCATCGAGCACGTTCCGCGCGAGATAAACGACCGCGCCGACGAACTCGCGAACGAGGCGCTGGACCATGACTGA
- a CDS encoding DUF5789 family protein encodes MSDDEDSEEEEEPAVELGEGDPVAGAPVARVASRLTWGIEKNTVVDREGDVEIRTPDGPRELADVLADVDLTYFQSRQEFTGAVRDVIGDGPVPTES; translated from the coding sequence ATGAGCGACGACGAGGACAGCGAGGAAGAGGAGGAACCCGCCGTCGAACTCGGCGAGGGCGACCCCGTCGCGGGCGCCCCCGTCGCCCGCGTGGCCTCGCGGCTCACCTGGGGCATCGAGAAGAACACCGTCGTCGACCGCGAGGGCGACGTCGAGATCCGCACCCCCGACGGCCCCCGCGAACTGGCGGACGTCCTCGCGGACGTCGACCTGACCTACTTCCAGTCGCGCCAGGAGTTCACGGGCGCCGTCCGCGACGTCATCGGCGACGGTCCGGTCCCGACCGAGAGCTAG
- a CDS encoding DUF302 domain-containing protein, translated as MALPIDPTQIGGSDVGEKRATLEMDHEEAVEHVREVFTDAGFGVPVEFSPSELLNEKVDADRDPYYVLGACNPRMADRALDASEKRIGALFPCNVIVWEEEPGVQTVYHVSIMRIARLVNLAPDDDEWADIVAETGEMVDEAFANL; from the coding sequence ATGGCGCTCCCAATCGACCCCACGCAGATCGGCGGCAGCGACGTCGGCGAGAAGCGCGCGACCCTGGAGATGGACCACGAGGAGGCGGTCGAGCACGTCCGCGAGGTGTTCACCGACGCTGGCTTCGGCGTCCCCGTCGAGTTCTCGCCCTCGGAACTGCTCAACGAGAAGGTCGACGCGGACCGCGACCCTTACTACGTCCTGGGCGCGTGCAACCCGCGGATGGCCGACCGGGCGCTGGACGCCAGCGAGAAACGCATCGGCGCGCTGTTCCCGTGTAACGTCATCGTCTGGGAGGAGGAACCGGGCGTCCAGACCGTCTACCATGTCTCGATCATGCGCATCGCCCGCCTGGTCAACCTCGCGCCGGACGACGACGAGTGGGCGGACATCGTCGCCGAGACCGGCGAGATGGTCGACGAGGCGTTCGCGAACCTCTAG
- a CDS encoding DUF7310 family coiled-coil domain-containing protein → MPDLDALDRRLSAVERTLADGEHDLDALRAAGDRQQRITELEGDLADSNDRIAELEAATQALRGYVGNVRAVNDDVAERADAALAAVEDLEDRIEQADAGGRGSGGREHRTDGPSANCERNPRSPRRSGADATQDWPVDGDGFDSACSGERTAVAVDGGRFEAGDDPVSGDRMGSDTDADDAASGGLLARIRDYV, encoded by the coding sequence ATGCCCGACCTCGACGCACTCGATCGGCGGCTCAGCGCGGTCGAACGGACGCTCGCCGATGGCGAACACGACCTCGACGCGCTCCGGGCGGCCGGCGACCGGCAGCAGCGGATCACAGAACTGGAAGGCGACCTCGCCGACTCGAACGACCGTATCGCCGAACTGGAGGCGGCCACGCAGGCGCTACGCGGCTACGTCGGCAACGTCCGGGCCGTCAACGACGACGTGGCCGAGCGGGCCGACGCCGCACTGGCCGCCGTCGAGGACCTGGAGGATCGGATCGAGCAGGCAGACGCGGGCGGGCGCGGGTCCGGCGGACGGGAACATCGGACCGACGGGCCGTCCGCCAATTGCGAGCGGAACCCACGGTCGCCACGGCGCTCCGGAGCGGACGCGACGCAGGACTGGCCCGTGGACGGGGACGGATTCGACAGCGCCTGCAGCGGTGAGCGAACCGCCGTCGCCGTCGACGGCGGCCGGTTCGAGGCCGGCGACGATCCCGTGTCCGGCGACAGGATGGGTTCGGACACCGACGCGGACGACGCGGCAAGCGGCGGCCTCCTCGCGCGCATCCGGGACTACGTCTGA
- a CDS encoding alkaline phosphatase family protein: MGLFDRLRGDEGPRVAFFGIDGVPYSLIEDNPDRFPNLTALADEGSAGPIDSIVPPESSACWPSLTTGVNPGETGVYGFQDREVGSYDTYVPMGRDVQATRVWDRVVDDGRDATVLNVPVTFPPQRNVQRMVSGFLSPGVDDAAYPDELADYLDGIDYRIDVNAKLGHQDDKSEFIEDAHETIDKRFEAFQKYVQEDDWDLFFGVFMTTDRVNHFLFRDYEQDGENREAFLEFYEKVDDYLGRLREMLPDDVTMMVASDHGFTTLEYEVHFNEWLEQEGWLSYEDDDHENLGDIAEDTRAYSLIPGRFYINLEGREPRGSVPQDEYEQVRDELKAELEALEGPNGNKVADRVVTKEDAFRGDHDDIAPDLVVVPNHGFDLKAGFKDSEDVFGMGPRNGMHSFDNATLLVDEPGARIDDVDLYDIAPTILDLMDVDYERAEFDGSSLV, translated from the coding sequence ATGGGTCTGTTCGACCGTCTTCGCGGCGACGAGGGTCCCCGCGTCGCCTTCTTCGGCATCGACGGGGTACCGTACAGTCTGATCGAGGACAATCCGGATCGGTTCCCGAACCTGACCGCGCTGGCTGACGAGGGCAGCGCCGGACCGATCGACAGCATCGTGCCCCCGGAGTCGTCCGCCTGCTGGCCGTCGCTCACGACGGGCGTCAACCCCGGCGAGACGGGCGTCTACGGCTTCCAGGACCGGGAGGTCGGCTCCTACGACACCTACGTCCCGATGGGTCGCGACGTCCAGGCGACCCGCGTCTGGGACCGCGTCGTCGACGACGGGCGCGACGCCACCGTGCTGAACGTCCCCGTCACCTTCCCGCCGCAGCGCAACGTCCAGCGGATGGTCTCCGGGTTCCTCTCGCCTGGCGTCGACGACGCCGCCTATCCCGACGAGCTCGCCGACTACCTTGACGGCATCGACTACCGCATCGACGTCAACGCCAAACTCGGCCACCAGGACGACAAGTCGGAGTTCATCGAGGACGCCCACGAGACGATCGACAAGCGGTTCGAGGCGTTCCAGAAGTACGTCCAGGAGGACGACTGGGACCTCTTCTTCGGCGTCTTCATGACCACCGACCGGGTGAACCACTTCCTGTTCAGGGACTACGAGCAAGACGGGGAAAACAGGGAGGCGTTCCTGGAGTTCTACGAGAAGGTCGACGACTACCTCGGCCGACTCCGTGAAATGCTGCCGGACGACGTCACGATGATGGTCGCCTCCGACCACGGCTTCACCACGCTCGAATACGAGGTCCACTTCAACGAGTGGCTCGAGCAGGAGGGGTGGCTCTCCTACGAGGACGACGACCACGAGAACCTCGGCGACATCGCTGAGGACACCCGCGCCTACTCGCTGATCCCCGGTCGCTTCTACATCAACCTCGAGGGCCGCGAGCCCCGCGGCAGCGTCCCCCAGGACGAGTACGAGCAGGTCCGTGACGAGCTCAAGGCCGAACTGGAGGCCCTGGAGGGTCCGAACGGCAACAAGGTGGCCGACCGCGTCGTCACCAAGGAGGACGCCTTCCGCGGCGACCACGACGACATCGCGCCCGACCTGGTCGTCGTCCCGAACCACGGGTTCGACCTCAAGGCCGGCTTCAAGGATTCCGAGGACGTCTTCGGGATGGGGCCGCGCAACGGCATGCACAGCTTCGACAACGCCACGCTGCTCGTCGACGAACCCGGCGCTCGCATCGACGACGTCGACCTCTACGACATCGCGCCGACGATTCTCGACCTGATGGACGTCGACTACGAGCGCGCCGAGTTCGACGGCAGCAGCCTCGTCTGA
- a CDS encoding DUF7139 domain-containing protein, giving the protein MTSLTDVYEGRVGRVASRRQQLLGGGLFLVGTGALVAAIAVATTGFGVETMGRYGGREIAGILAGLGLPAVLLGVFAVLPAGRTVSAGAVIGAGVAVLGVALFQHAYPYQWVQAEPLFALATAVVYFLGVVAIFWSLFVALATFKTRNDPGGTARMEITREGRIRLVEEARSLGRFGGVGLFGSEPDGTVETQTNREVGADAAGRREPNADGATAAGAESAGGAPAATDGATAGTGTGSTGRTGRDDAAEPADDSWSTSGQFDGDDQSGSGWSASDRAGSAGRERRGRAATADGGSAATNGIVEPNAGPSTGDGTADASAESGTPDVYCGNCRHFEYVMADGEPAPYCRLHERRMDDMEACSGWVKQSPGDAVDVD; this is encoded by the coding sequence ATGACGAGCCTCACGGACGTCTACGAGGGTCGCGTCGGTCGCGTCGCCAGCCGGCGCCAGCAGCTCCTCGGCGGCGGGCTCTTTCTGGTCGGCACGGGGGCGCTCGTCGCCGCCATCGCCGTGGCGACGACGGGGTTCGGCGTCGAGACCATGGGCAGGTACGGGGGGCGCGAGATCGCGGGCATCCTCGCGGGCCTGGGGTTGCCCGCGGTGTTGCTGGGCGTGTTCGCGGTCCTGCCTGCCGGACGGACCGTCAGCGCCGGCGCCGTCATCGGGGCCGGCGTCGCCGTCCTCGGGGTGGCCCTGTTCCAGCACGCGTATCCCTACCAGTGGGTCCAGGCCGAGCCGCTGTTCGCGCTGGCGACGGCGGTCGTCTACTTCCTCGGCGTCGTCGCCATCTTCTGGAGCCTGTTCGTCGCGCTGGCCACGTTCAAGACGCGCAACGATCCCGGCGGGACGGCCCGGATGGAGATCACCCGCGAGGGCCGGATCCGGCTGGTCGAAGAGGCCCGCTCGCTGGGCCGCTTCGGCGGCGTCGGTCTCTTCGGCTCCGAGCCCGACGGCACCGTCGAGACCCAGACCAACCGCGAGGTGGGCGCCGACGCGGCCGGTCGCCGAGAGCCGAACGCCGACGGCGCAACGGCGGCCGGGGCGGAGTCGGCGGGGGGCGCGCCCGCGGCGACCGACGGCGCGACGGCCGGCACCGGTACCGGATCGACGGGACGTACCGGGCGGGACGACGCTGCGGAGCCGGCCGACGACAGCTGGTCCACGTCGGGCCAGTTCGACGGGGACGACCAGTCCGGTTCCGGTTGGTCCGCGTCGGACCGGGCCGGATCGGCCGGCCGGGAACGACGGGGGCGCGCGGCGACGGCCGACGGCGGCTCAGCTGCCACGAACGGCATCGTCGAGCCGAACGCCGGGCCTTCGACCGGGGACGGGACGGCCGACGCCTCCGCTGAGAGCGGGACGCCGGACGTCTACTGCGGGAACTGCCGGCACTTCGAGTACGTGATGGCCGACGGCGAGCCCGCGCCCTACTGCAGGCTTCACGAGCGCCGGATGGACGACATGGAGGCCTGCTCGGGCTGGGTGAAGCAGTCGCCCGGCGACGCCGTCGACGTGGACTGA
- a CDS encoding preprotein translocase subunit TatA, which translates to MQIGLPGTPELIIVLFVLFIWVVIIAAGVLVALRIKRWFSDSDDQSERIEQLEGEVEELREELDARGSGDDR; encoded by the coding sequence ATGCAAATCGGACTCCCCGGTACGCCGGAGCTGATCATCGTACTGTTCGTCCTCTTTATCTGGGTAGTGATCATCGCTGCGGGCGTCCTCGTCGCCCTCCGTATCAAGCGGTGGTTCTCCGACTCCGACGACCAGTCGGAGCGAATCGAGCAACTCGAAGGCGAGGTCGAAGAACTCCGCGAGGAACTGGACGCCCGCGGGTCCGGCGACGACCGCTAG
- a CDS encoding transcription factor S: MEFCDECGSMMKTEDGTWVCGSCGYEKARDDEAEAAMVTTQGQQESEIVDTSEVDAEDMGPTTEAICPECGNDRAFWEMKQIRSADESETRFYTCTECEHKWREDDH; this comes from the coding sequence ATGGAGTTCTGCGACGAATGCGGCTCGATGATGAAAACGGAAGATGGGACCTGGGTCTGCGGGAGCTGCGGCTACGAGAAGGCCCGCGACGACGAGGCGGAGGCCGCGATGGTCACGACCCAGGGCCAGCAGGAGAGCGAGATCGTGGACACCTCCGAGGTCGACGCCGAGGACATGGGCCCGACGACGGAGGCCATCTGTCCCGAGTGCGGCAACGACCGCGCCTTCTGGGAGATGAAGCAGATCCGCTCCGCCGACGAGTCCGAGACGCGCTTCTACACCTGCACCGAGTGCGAGCACAAGTGGCGCGAAGACGACCACTAG
- a CDS encoding tubulin/FtsZ family protein: MKVVLIGVGQAGGKITQALAEFDYDMGFEAVQGALAVNTAQADLRELDIDTQLIGQDRVKGHGVGGDNELAAQIMEENATEVMNELDGRISTGAEAIVVTAGLGGGTGSGGAPMLARELKRIYDVPVYVLGVLPGRDEGGIYQANAGRSLKTCVREADSLLLVDNDAWKASEDSLSAGFDRINDAIAQRFGLLFASGEAVDGVGESVVDSSEIINTLRSGGIASIGYASAPAAEDPGENVNVITSVTRNALLTSMSLPDAIDADSGLLVVAGRPDRISRKGVERARKWLEEETGSLEVRGGDFPIDSGKVASLVLLGGVERSNRVDEFMERATAAREGMAETTDPLEGFESDDLDDLM, from the coding sequence ATGAAAGTCGTCCTGATCGGGGTCGGCCAGGCCGGGGGGAAGATTACCCAGGCCCTCGCCGAGTTCGATTACGACATGGGATTCGAGGCGGTGCAGGGCGCGCTGGCGGTCAACACCGCCCAGGCGGACCTCCGGGAGCTCGACATCGACACGCAACTCATCGGTCAGGACCGCGTGAAGGGCCACGGGGTCGGCGGCGACAACGAGCTCGCCGCCCAGATCATGGAGGAGAACGCCACCGAGGTGATGAACGAACTGGACGGGCGCATCTCGACCGGCGCCGAGGCCATCGTCGTCACGGCCGGGCTCGGCGGCGGCACCGGATCGGGCGGCGCACCGATGCTCGCCCGCGAGCTCAAGCGGATCTACGACGTTCCCGTCTACGTGCTGGGCGTCCTCCCCGGACGCGACGAGGGCGGCATCTACCAGGCCAACGCGGGCCGCTCGCTGAAGACCTGCGTCCGCGAGGCCGATTCCCTGCTGCTGGTCGACAACGACGCCTGGAAGGCCAGCGAGGACAGCCTGTCGGCCGGCTTCGATCGCATCAACGACGCCATCGCCCAGCGGTTCGGCCTCCTCTTCGCCTCCGGCGAGGCGGTCGACGGCGTCGGCGAGAGCGTCGTCGACTCCTCGGAGATTATCAACACCCTCCGCTCCGGCGGCATCGCCTCCATCGGCTACGCCTCTGCCCCGGCCGCCGAAGACCCCGGCGAGAACGTCAACGTGATCACCAGCGTCACCCGTAACGCCCTCCTCACCAGCATGAGCCTCCCGGACGCCATCGACGCCGACTCTGGCCTGCTCGTCGTCGCCGGTCGGCCCGACCGTATCTCCCGCAAAGGTGTCGAGCGCGCCCGCAAGTGGCTCGAGGAGGAGACCGGCAGCCTCGAGGTCCGCGGCGGTGACTTCCCCATCGACAGCGGCAAGGTCGCCTCGCTGGTCCTGCTGGGCGGCGTCGAGCGCTCGAACCGCGTCGACGAGTTCATGGAGCGGGCCACCGCTGCCAGGGAGGGGATGGCCGAGACGACCGACCCCCTCGAGGGCTTCGAGTCCGACGATCTCGACGACCTGATGTGA
- the nreA gene encoding DNA repair protein NreA, with protein MRLDEFVEGFERDEAAERRRLAEEKSYEITNYLDDVERQFQETVQGDSLFGSTAPEIFVGRSGYPDVSTGVLSPMAEDADAEAYATSGDWYHQGLGVGDVLQRRTGLLNSTRSAKVDVNDVWDGFVGTQREVAIADHPVDVEVGLDDAPEIDLTLDDIGTPTGPRARATEADLAENPHVPRSVEKTLEDDDWRAEGAMTYLYRRGFDVYEVNTILSAGALGQNRERKLVPTRWSITAVDDTVGQYLRGGLLNRNTIDQTEVWYNEYMGNRYWVILSPGQWEFELVEMKAPESVWNPEGSDYYLASASEGYEGRTGYVEETAGAYYASRLGVLEHLRERDRQAKCLVLREVTDEYWAPVGVWQVREGVRNAFDDDVRTDTPTVPDGQPAVAETFRDAVNGVVGQLPVPMNLLRRKSDMVAGIQSQITDF; from the coding sequence ATGCGCCTCGACGAGTTCGTGGAGGGGTTCGAGCGGGACGAGGCCGCCGAGCGGCGGCGCCTGGCCGAGGAGAAGTCCTACGAGATCACGAACTACCTGGACGACGTCGAGCGGCAGTTTCAGGAGACCGTCCAGGGCGACTCCCTGTTCGGATCCACCGCGCCGGAGATCTTCGTCGGCCGGTCTGGCTACCCCGACGTCTCGACGGGCGTCCTCTCGCCGATGGCCGAGGACGCCGACGCCGAGGCCTACGCCACCAGCGGCGACTGGTACCACCAGGGGCTGGGCGTCGGCGACGTCCTCCAGCGCCGGACGGGCCTGCTCAACTCCACCCGCTCCGCGAAGGTCGACGTCAACGACGTCTGGGACGGCTTCGTCGGCACCCAGCGCGAGGTCGCCATCGCCGACCACCCCGTCGACGTCGAGGTCGGCCTGGACGACGCCCCCGAGATCGACCTGACGCTGGACGACATCGGGACGCCGACCGGGCCGCGTGCCCGTGCCACCGAAGCGGACCTCGCCGAGAACCCCCACGTCCCCCGCTCCGTCGAGAAGACGCTGGAGGACGACGACTGGCGCGCGGAGGGCGCGATGACCTACCTCTACCGCCGCGGGTTCGACGTCTACGAGGTCAACACCATCCTCTCGGCGGGCGCGCTCGGGCAGAACCGCGAGCGCAAGCTCGTCCCGACGCGCTGGTCGATCACCGCCGTCGACGACACCGTCGGCCAGTACCTCCGCGGCGGCCTCCTGAACCGCAACACCATCGACCAGACCGAGGTCTGGTACAACGAGTACATGGGCAACCGGTACTGGGTCATCCTCTCGCCCGGCCAGTGGGAGTTCGAGCTGGTCGAGATGAAAGCGCCCGAGAGCGTCTGGAACCCCGAGGGCAGCGACTACTACCTCGCCAGCGCCAGCGAGGGCTACGAGGGCCGCACCGGCTACGTCGAGGAGACTGCCGGCGCCTACTACGCCTCGCGGCTGGGCGTCCTCGAGCACCTCCGCGAGCGTGACCGGCAGGCCAAGTGCCTCGTGCTGCGGGAGGTCACCGACGAGTACTGGGCCCCCGTCGGCGTCTGGCAGGTCCGCGAGGGCGTCCGCAACGCCTTCGACGACGACGTGCGCACGGACACGCCGACCGTCCCGGACGGCCAGCCAGCCGTGGCGGAGACGTTCCGGGACGCCGTCAACGGCGTCGTCGGGCAGCTACCCGTCCCGATGAACCTGCTCCGCCGGAAGTCCGACATGGTCGCCGGGATCCAGTCTCAGATCACGGACTTCTGA